The Nitrosarchaeum sp. genome has a segment encoding these proteins:
- a CDS encoding zinc-binding dehydrogenase translates to MKALVYDNYTTDDDFSKILKIKDIPEPIPKPNEVVFKVKCASLNYDDIWGMRGKPLAVPLPHISGTDAAGEVIAIGEDVKNIKIGDRVVSHGNMSCRVCKLCTSGREYDCKKRKIWGFETGPLWGGYCEVTHLPEVNVVKIPDNVTYESAAAASMTLLTSWHMLVGRAKIQPGQLVLVMGGSSGVGNYGIQIAKLFGCTVIATASPDKLNQLLELGADYAVDHRKEDWHKEVREIAKKIIKPFGDVQGLDVIFEHIGGSHWNKELTLLKYGATIVTTGATTGYDAKTDLRHIFFKGINILGSTQGTRSELEQALYWMSQGKIKSIIDSVYTFEQAAEAHTKMLTGKGLFGKILMKP, encoded by the coding sequence ATGAAAGCCCTAGTATATGATAATTATACTACAGATGATGATTTTTCAAAAATTTTAAAAATTAAAGATATTCCTGAACCTATTCCAAAACCAAACGAAGTTGTTTTCAAAGTAAAATGTGCCTCTTTGAATTATGATGATATTTGGGGGATGAGAGGAAAACCTTTAGCTGTACCATTGCCTCACATTTCTGGTACTGATGCTGCAGGAGAAGTAATTGCAATAGGTGAAGATGTAAAAAATATCAAAATTGGTGATAGAGTCGTATCTCATGGAAATATGTCATGTAGAGTTTGTAAATTATGTACAAGTGGAAGAGAATATGATTGCAAAAAGAGAAAAATTTGGGGATTTGAAACTGGTCCACTTTGGGGTGGATACTGTGAAGTTACACATTTGCCAGAAGTAAATGTTGTAAAAATACCTGATAATGTAACGTATGAATCCGCAGCTGCAGCTTCTATGACTTTACTTACATCGTGGCATATGTTAGTTGGTAGAGCAAAGATTCAACCTGGACAATTGGTGTTGGTTATGGGTGGCAGTTCAGGTGTTGGAAATTATGGAATTCAGATAGCTAAATTATTTGGTTGTACTGTAATTGCAACTGCTAGTCCTGACAAATTAAATCAATTATTAGAACTAGGTGCTGATTATGCAGTCGATCATAGAAAAGAAGATTGGCATAAAGAAGTTCGCGAGATCGCTAAAAAGATTATCAAACCATTTGGTGATGTTCAAGGACTAGATGTAATTTTTGAGCATATTGGTGGTTCACATTGGAATAAAGAATTAACTTTGTTAAAGTATGGTGCAACAATTGTTACAACCGGAGCAACAACTGGATATGATGCTAAAACCGATTTACGACATATTTTTTTCAAAGGAATTAATATTTTGGGCTCAACTCAGGGAACTAGATCTGAATTAGAACAGGCTCTATATTGGATGTCACAGGGAAAAATAAAGTCAATTATTGACTCTGTTTATACATTTGAGCAAGCTGCAGAAGCACATACTAAAATGTTAACTGGCAAAGGCCTCTTTGGTAAAATCTTAATGAAACCATAA
- a CDS encoding tRNA(Ile)(2)-agmatinylcytidine synthase, translating into MTDTQVLNIGFDDTDSPKGMCTTFLAYKIVDLLKKQDIEFLDFPKLIRFNPNIPWKTRGNGAVSMKIRTKNPSKIKNQIKKLVEKYSDIKNGANPGLVFYENKEVPEQFSKFSKLALWQLINRNYAKKFARKNNVEFFYQGNGQGLVGAIGAIGYDFKDHTLELLSYRKNSKFGKERSLSAKSVKTMQEKTLPFTFNSFDNRKERVLITPHGPDPVFYGVRGENIDSLLRATKILKTSEKLSGHMIFKSNQGTGDHLKNELNPKNIKPYASGKITGIVSDEPKIVKGGHVFFSINSDGYELRCAVYKPTGITYVASSLIKGDKVCVGGGIRKASKNYPRILNLEFIDIIQLRKNMIKSNPICKKCNKKMKSKGKNQGFQCIKCGKKSENKITIEIPRKIKKQLYIPIVSAHRHLSRPLQRIGRINKESRFDESSSWFCVYDN; encoded by the coding sequence ATGACTGATACCCAAGTACTCAATATTGGTTTTGATGATACAGATTCTCCAAAAGGAATGTGCACAACTTTTCTTGCCTACAAAATTGTTGATTTGCTAAAAAAACAAGATATTGAATTTCTAGATTTTCCAAAATTAATTAGATTTAATCCAAACATTCCGTGGAAAACAAGAGGAAATGGTGCAGTTTCTATGAAAATAAGAACAAAAAATCCTTCAAAAATTAAAAATCAGATTAAAAAACTCGTAGAAAAATACTCTGATATAAAAAACGGTGCAAATCCTGGGTTGGTTTTTTATGAGAACAAAGAAGTTCCAGAACAGTTTTCTAAATTTAGTAAATTAGCTTTATGGCAATTGATAAACAGAAATTATGCAAAAAAATTTGCCAGAAAAAATAATGTGGAATTTTTTTATCAAGGAAATGGTCAAGGTCTTGTAGGTGCTATTGGAGCAATTGGATATGATTTTAAAGATCACACGTTGGAGCTATTAAGCTATAGAAAAAATTCTAAATTTGGAAAAGAAAGAAGTCTTTCTGCAAAAAGTGTTAAAACAATGCAGGAAAAAACATTACCGTTTACATTTAACAGCTTTGATAATAGAAAAGAGCGAGTTTTAATTACTCCTCATGGTCCTGATCCTGTTTTTTATGGAGTACGTGGTGAAAATATAGATTCATTATTACGTGCAACTAAAATTTTGAAAACAAGTGAAAAACTATCTGGTCATATGATATTCAAATCAAATCAAGGAACTGGGGATCATTTAAAAAATGAACTAAATCCAAAAAACATTAAACCATATGCTTCTGGAAAAATTACTGGTATTGTATCTGATGAACCAAAAATTGTAAAAGGTGGTCATGTTTTTTTCTCTATTAATTCAGATGGATACGAATTACGTTGTGCTGTGTACAAACCTACTGGAATAACATATGTTGCATCAAGTTTGATCAAAGGAGACAAAGTTTGTGTTGGTGGTGGTATTAGAAAGGCATCAAAAAATTATCCAAGGATTCTAAATCTTGAATTCATTGATATAATTCAACTTAGAAAAAATATGATAAAATCTAATCCAATTTGTAAAAAATGTAATAAAAAGATGAAATCAAAAGGAAAAAATCAAGGTTTTCAATGTATAAAATGTGGTAAAAAATCTGAAAATAAAATAACTATAGAAATTCCAAGAAAAATCAAAAAACAACTGTACATTCCAATAGTTTCTGCACATAGACATCTTAGTAGACCATTACAAAGAATTGGTAGAATTAACAAGGAATCAAGATTTGATGAATCATCTTCATGGTTTTGTGTATATGACAACTAA
- the guaB gene encoding IMP dehydrogenase, whose translation MEFKEGLTFDDVLLVPKYSDITSRSQTDLKTKLSRNISINIPFVSANMDTVTESAMAVAMARAGGIGIIHRFLTIKEQANEVLKVKRSGSVMIENPYVINHDKTIQDAINYAEEKEISGLLVIDSNSKLVGIVTDRDLLFETDTTHLIKDVMTKDVVTAKLGVSLDEAKKILHQHRIEKLPIIDENGSIKGLITSKDITNIEDYPSASKDKKGRPLVGAAVGVKGDFMERSESLLEAGADVLVVDIAHGHSENAISTIRNIKKAFPKCELIAGNIATAQGAEDLIKAGVDAVKVGVGSGSICITRVITGSGVPQLTAVMDCAKIGKDYGIPIISDGGTRTSGDATKALAAGASSVMVGSMLGGTDESPGTVLTKNGKRFKIYRGMASLGASLGRKSKETGSISLDEDLNDYVAEGVEAMVPYKGTVTDILKQLTGGVRSGLSYCGAHTIPQMQANAEFIKMSRAGFAESQPHDVSLM comes from the coding sequence TTGGAATTCAAAGAAGGATTAACTTTTGATGATGTTCTTCTCGTACCCAAATATTCAGACATCACTAGCAGATCTCAAACGGATTTAAAAACAAAATTATCACGTAATATTTCAATTAATATTCCATTTGTTAGTGCAAATATGGATACGGTAACTGAATCTGCTATGGCAGTTGCTATGGCCAGAGCTGGAGGAATAGGAATCATTCATAGGTTTTTGACAATTAAAGAACAAGCAAATGAAGTTCTAAAAGTAAAGCGTTCAGGAAGCGTAATGATTGAAAATCCATATGTAATTAATCACGATAAAACTATTCAAGACGCAATAAATTATGCTGAAGAAAAAGAAATTTCTGGTCTTTTAGTCATTGACTCAAATTCCAAATTGGTTGGAATAGTTACAGATAGGGATCTTTTGTTTGAAACCGACACTACTCATCTTATCAAAGATGTTATGACCAAAGATGTTGTAACTGCTAAACTAGGTGTAAGCTTGGATGAAGCAAAGAAAATTTTACATCAACATAGAATTGAAAAATTACCAATAATTGATGAAAATGGTTCGATTAAAGGTTTGATTACAAGCAAAGACATTACAAATATTGAAGATTATCCTTCTGCATCAAAAGATAAGAAAGGAAGGCCTCTTGTTGGTGCTGCAGTAGGTGTAAAAGGCGATTTTATGGAAAGATCAGAATCTCTACTAGAGGCAGGTGCAGATGTACTAGTTGTTGATATTGCACATGGTCATAGTGAAAATGCAATAAGCACAATTCGTAACATCAAAAAGGCATTTCCTAAATGTGAATTAATTGCTGGAAATATTGCAACTGCACAAGGTGCTGAGGATCTAATTAAGGCTGGAGTAGATGCAGTAAAGGTCGGTGTAGGGTCTGGCTCAATTTGTATTACTAGGGTAATTACTGGTTCTGGAGTGCCACAATTAACTGCAGTAATGGATTGTGCAAAGATTGGAAAAGATTATGGCATCCCAATTATTTCTGATGGTGGCACTAGAACATCGGGTGATGCTACAAAAGCATTAGCTGCAGGTGCATCTTCTGTAATGGTGGGAAGTATGCTTGGAGGTACAGATGAATCTCCTGGTACTGTATTGACTAAAAATGGCAAACGATTCAAGATATATCGCGGAATGGCTTCACTTGGAGCTTCATTAGGGAGAAAATCAAAAGAAACAGGTTCAATTTCACTTGATGAAGATCTTAATGATTATGTTGCAGAAGGAGTTGAAGCAATGGTTCCATACAAAGGAACAGTGACAGATATTTTAAAACAATTAACTGGTGGCGTTCGTTCTGGTCTGAGTTACTGTGGTGCACACACAATTCCACAAATGCAAGCAAATGCAGAATTTATCAAAATGTCTAGAGCTGGATTTGCTGAAAGTCAACCACATGACGTATCTCTAATGTAA
- a CDS encoding PQQ-dependent sugar dehydrogenase, which yields MDKKLRIAGIIAALSFSIFYLTFSSNSPPIPEPLSPIPENNSVDILAENLDEPRSIAISGDRIFVTEKDGLIRVIQNNTLLDEPLAALRPAKVFDGGLLGLALHPDFLNNHLIYVFLTYEENGELWNKILQITESKNKLVDAKTIFDKIPGSVFTNGGFLKFGPDKKLYVGTGTVSESSHLPQNLDSLSGKILRLNDDGTIPDDNPFSNSPVYSLGHRNPQGMTWDDKGQMYLSELGPEKNDEINLIKPGKNYGWPEQQCSDNGKYENAIMCYDPSIEPGGILYYSGDKISLEADFVMASLRATNLYQLDFSEGLSSQKTILSGVGRIRDVVQSHDGSLYVITSNTDGKGFPDSMDDKLLRIKK from the coding sequence GTGGACAAAAAACTAAGAATTGCAGGAATTATAGCTGCATTATCGTTTTCAATATTTTATTTGACATTCTCTTCTAATTCACCACCAATTCCAGAACCACTTTCACCAATTCCTGAAAATAATTCTGTAGATATTTTGGCAGAAAATCTTGATGAACCACGTTCAATTGCAATATCTGGTGACAGAATTTTTGTAACAGAAAAAGATGGATTAATTAGAGTTATCCAAAATAATACACTGCTTGATGAACCGCTTGCTGCATTACGTCCAGCAAAAGTATTTGATGGTGGATTGCTAGGGCTTGCACTTCATCCTGATTTTTTAAACAATCATCTAATCTATGTTTTTTTAACATATGAAGAAAATGGAGAACTGTGGAACAAAATACTCCAAATCACTGAATCCAAAAATAAACTAGTTGACGCAAAAACTATCTTTGATAAAATACCTGGCTCTGTATTTACAAATGGAGGTTTTTTAAAATTTGGTCCTGACAAAAAATTGTATGTAGGTACTGGAACCGTTTCTGAGTCTTCGCATCTGCCACAAAATCTTGATTCTTTATCGGGAAAAATTTTACGACTAAATGATGATGGTACAATCCCAGATGACAATCCATTTTCAAATTCTCCTGTTTATTCTTTAGGTCATAGGAATCCACAGGGAATGACATGGGATGATAAGGGTCAAATGTATTTGTCGGAACTTGGACCCGAAAAGAACGACGAAATTAATCTCATTAAACCAGGAAAAAATTATGGTTGGCCTGAGCAACAGTGTTCAGATAATGGTAAATATGAAAATGCAATAATGTGTTATGATCCAAGCATTGAGCCTGGTGGTATATTGTATTATTCAGGCGATAAGATATCTCTAGAGGCTGATTTTGTCATGGCTTCCCTGAGAGCAACCAACCTATATCAGCTAGATTTTTCTGAAGGTCTTTCATCCCAAAAAACCATACTAAGTGGGGTTGGACGTATACGTGATGTAGTGCAAAGCCATGATGGTAGTCTTTATGTAATTACTTCAAATACTGATGGTAAAGGTTTTCCAGATAGTATGGATGATAAATTATTGAGGATAAAAAAATGA
- a CDS encoding exosome complex RNA-binding protein Csl4, with translation MSEIAALPGDKIASIEEYETGYNTFDDGDMVRASTVGKTELDKEARVANIKHPKIISIPKVGDIIIGTVAAVMSSMIAVSIDYINGKPTTSKVECICSTRNLRKKNVALVNDIVTLKILNHLNGTIHASIEEPHLGVLFTKCRKCGKKVVQMRDAIKCTECSWIDERKLSTNYGNSDFVKLRE, from the coding sequence ATGTCTGAAATTGCTGCACTTCCAGGAGACAAAATAGCATCTATTGAAGAATATGAAACAGGTTACAATACTTTTGATGACGGGGATATGGTACGTGCATCAACTGTAGGTAAGACAGAACTGGACAAAGAAGCTAGAGTTGCAAACATAAAACATCCAAAAATAATATCAATTCCTAAAGTGGGAGACATCATAATAGGAACAGTAGCTGCAGTAATGTCTTCTATGATCGCAGTATCAATTGATTACATTAATGGTAAACCAACGACTTCTAAAGTTGAATGTATTTGCTCAACTAGAAATCTTAGAAAAAAGAATGTTGCTTTGGTAAACGATATTGTTACACTAAAAATTTTGAATCATCTAAATGGTACAATTCATGCTTCAATTGAGGAACCACATTTAGGGGTATTATTTACAAAATGTAGAAAATGTGGTAAAAAAGTAGTCCAGATGCGCGATGCCATAAAATGTACAGAATGTTCTTGGATTGATGAAAGAAAACTTTCAACAAATTATGGTAATAGTGATTTCGTAAAGCTGAGAGAGTAA
- the pheA gene encoding prephenate dehydratase encodes MTSVSFQGERGAYSEAAAKAFFNTEINVVPLPTFAKVLENTIQDKTEYSILPVENSLEGSIGESYDLLYSTSLNAIGEIYHRIEHCLIGSGSLEEIDTVYSHPQALGQCRNFIEKHNMKTVPSYDTAGSVKIIKELNKKNIACIASKDASKIYNMPVISENIANNLNNYTRFLILSKNNKEETGKDKTSIIFSIKHEPGSLHRIIEKFYNYNVNLTKIESRPTKANTWEYNFYVDFEGHAKNPKITEMLVKIKDETLFMKILGSYPSAKLN; translated from the coding sequence ATGACAAGTGTTTCGTTCCAAGGTGAACGAGGGGCATATAGTGAAGCAGCAGCTAAGGCATTTTTCAACACAGAGATTAATGTAGTACCCCTTCCAACCTTTGCAAAAGTTTTAGAAAATACAATACAAGACAAAACAGAGTATTCTATTTTACCAGTAGAAAATTCATTGGAAGGAAGTATTGGAGAAAGTTATGATTTACTGTATTCAACATCACTTAATGCCATTGGCGAAATCTATCATAGAATTGAACACTGCTTGATAGGAAGTGGTTCATTAGAAGAGATAGATACTGTTTACTCTCATCCACAAGCATTGGGACAGTGCAGGAATTTTATCGAAAAGCACAACATGAAGACAGTACCTTCGTATGATACTGCAGGAAGTGTAAAGATAATCAAAGAATTGAATAAAAAAAACATAGCCTGTATTGCAAGCAAAGATGCATCTAAAATTTACAATATGCCTGTAATATCAGAAAACATTGCAAATAATTTGAATAATTATACCAGATTTCTGATATTATCAAAAAACAATAAGGAAGAAACTGGAAAAGACAAGACATCAATAATTTTTTCAATAAAACATGAACCTGGATCTCTGCATAGAATTATAGAAAAATTTTACAATTATAATGTTAATTTAACAAAAATTGAATCACGGCCTACCAAAGCAAATACATGGGAATATAATTTCTACGTGGATTTTGAAGGACATGCAAAAAATCCAAAGATTACAGAGATGTTAGTAAAAATCAAAGATGAAACATTATTTATGAAAATACTTGGATCTTATCCTTCTGCAAAGTTAAACTAG
- a CDS encoding tetratricopeptide repeat protein, producing MTGNPKIDSLLDEANRLFLKGKLQEAIVYYDKILSEDSNHIASLNNKGYALNKLKNYDGAIQCYDIALKLDPNDLSVLVNKISSLRKKGVFTDALIYCNTILKNNPKYNIVLYHKERILFSLNSFEESIQCCDIILEDYPNNGDVLFDKSCNLTMLSRLDDSLDTLEKAISQGIQYKIKAKKTKSFENLMGNQKFLKLIS from the coding sequence ATGACTGGTAATCCAAAAATTGATTCGCTTCTTGATGAAGCCAACAGATTATTTTTAAAAGGAAAATTACAAGAAGCAATTGTTTATTATGATAAAATTTTAAGTGAGGATTCAAATCATATTGCATCGCTTAACAATAAGGGATACGCACTAAATAAATTAAAAAATTATGACGGTGCAATTCAATGTTATGATATTGCATTAAAATTAGATCCGAATGATCTATCTGTTTTAGTAAACAAAATATCTTCCTTAAGAAAAAAAGGCGTATTTACTGATGCATTAATTTATTGCAATACTATTTTGAAAAATAATCCTAAATACAACATTGTTCTATATCACAAAGAAAGAATTTTATTTTCATTAAATAGTTTTGAGGAATCAATTCAATGTTGTGATATCATTTTAGAGGATTATCCTAATAATGGCGATGTTTTATTTGACAAATCTTGTAATCTTACAATGCTTTCACGGTTAGACGATTCACTTGATACTCTTGAAAAAGCAATTTCACAAGGTATCCAATATAAAATCAAAGCAAAAAAAACTAAATCTTTTGAAAATTTAATGGGAAATCAAAAATTTCTAAAATTGATATCCTAA
- a CDS encoding hydroxymethylglutaryl-CoA reductase, degradative, whose product MSDSSISKFFEKTRKERLDIVGNFADLTTEELEILQNNDGGISFEKADKMIENAIGTFSLPLGIATSFKINGKDYLVPMVIEEPSVIAAASKGAKIARIKGGFKATSEESYSIGQIQILDVDIDLAIKKIQETTQEITTLANSKSNTLSKMNKGAKKVSCKTIDTDFGKMLIVELLIDVGDAMGANVTNTMCEAVSPLLEKITGGRTLLRILSNYSTRRIAKATAVFDKNEIGGEGVVDDIVLAYQFANNDVYRAVTHNKGIMNGIIAVANATGQDSRAIEAAANAYASRSGSYRSLSNWTKDSDGNLIGSLELPLSVGTVGGIANVHPIAKICMKILKVKSAQELACIMAATGLAQNYSAIRALSAEGIQKGHMRLHARNLAAAAGAKPEQIDKIVQKMIEQKQISIDKAKEILQNLN is encoded by the coding sequence ATGAGTGATTCATCAATTTCAAAATTTTTTGAAAAGACACGAAAAGAAAGATTAGATATAGTTGGCAATTTTGCAGATTTGACTACTGAAGAGTTAGAAATTTTACAAAACAATGATGGCGGTATCTCTTTTGAAAAAGCTGATAAAATGATAGAAAATGCTATTGGCACTTTTTCCTTACCATTAGGAATTGCAACTAGTTTTAAAATTAATGGAAAAGACTATCTTGTTCCGATGGTTATTGAAGAGCCATCTGTTATTGCTGCTGCTTCAAAAGGTGCCAAAATTGCAAGAATAAAGGGTGGATTCAAGGCAACATCTGAAGAGTCTTACAGTATAGGCCAAATCCAAATATTAGATGTTGATATTGACTTAGCAATTAAAAAAATACAAGAGACTACCCAAGAGATTACCACTCTTGCAAATTCAAAGAGTAACACACTATCTAAAATGAATAAAGGTGCAAAGAAAGTATCTTGTAAAACAATTGACACTGATTTTGGAAAAATGTTGATTGTTGAGTTGTTAATTGATGTAGGTGATGCAATGGGTGCCAATGTTACAAATACAATGTGCGAAGCTGTTTCACCATTATTAGAAAAAATAACTGGTGGTAGAACACTTCTTCGTATATTATCAAATTATTCTACTCGTAGAATTGCAAAGGCTACAGCAGTTTTTGATAAAAATGAAATTGGAGGAGAAGGTGTAGTTGATGATATTGTATTAGCATATCAGTTTGCCAATAATGATGTTTATCGAGCTGTAACTCATAATAAAGGAATAATGAATGGCATCATTGCTGTTGCAAATGCAACTGGTCAAGATAGCAGAGCAATTGAGGCAGCTGCAAATGCATATGCTTCACGATCAGGCTCATACCGATCTCTTAGTAATTGGACTAAAGATAGTGATGGAAATCTGATTGGTTCATTAGAACTTCCGTTATCCGTTGGAACTGTTGGTGGAATTGCAAATGTTCATCCAATTGCAAAAATTTGTATGAAAATTCTTAAAGTTAAATCAGCACAGGAGCTTGCATGTATAATGGCTGCAACAGGTCTTGCCCAAAATTATAGTGCAATTAGAGCTCTATCTGCAGAAGGAATCCAAAAGGGTCACATGAGATTACATGCTAGAAACTTGGCAGCAGCTGCGGGTGCAAAACCAGAACAAATTGATAAAATTGTTCAGAAAATGATTGAACAAAAACAAATCTCGATTGATAAAGCCAAAGAAATACTACAAAATCTGAATTAG
- the dph2 gene encoding diphthamide biosynthesis enzyme Dph2: MIVIDEERIFKEIETKKPASVSLNGPDGILPQVQETAMSITRRFGIPAYVLADTTWGTCDLNSNGSKVLGAEIQFNIGHTINTESIEKNLILINAFDDVEFDSVAKKCVDILKGKQISLVTDSQHLHQMDRVNEILTNGGVQVKIGKGKGQLNDGQVFGCEFYPATELKDKVDAYVFLGQSNFHAAGIALSTNKPTYVLDPYFNEVREVTEFAQKLKKKATLAIYKAADAQSFGIIIGLKEGQLSKVFALKFKKELEKEGKTVQLFALTDITNERLKNLKGIDAFIQVACPRISTDNQFDKPVLSTPQANALLKILRHENIDEYLEIPHWL, encoded by the coding sequence TTGATTGTAATAGATGAAGAGCGTATCTTCAAAGAAATTGAAACAAAGAAACCTGCCTCAGTGTCTCTAAATGGTCCAGATGGAATTCTTCCTCAAGTACAAGAAACTGCCATGAGTATTACAAGACGGTTTGGGATTCCTGCATATGTGTTAGCTGATACAACTTGGGGAACATGTGATCTAAATTCAAATGGTTCCAAAGTATTAGGAGCTGAAATTCAATTTAACATTGGACATACAATAAACACTGAATCAATTGAGAAAAATCTTATTCTAATTAATGCATTTGATGATGTTGAGTTTGATAGTGTTGCCAAAAAATGTGTTGATATTCTTAAGGGAAAGCAAATATCATTGGTAACTGATAGTCAGCACTTACATCAAATGGATAGAGTAAATGAAATTTTGACTAATGGTGGAGTTCAAGTGAAAATTGGAAAAGGAAAAGGACAGTTAAATGATGGACAAGTATTTGGATGTGAATTTTATCCAGCTACAGAACTAAAAGACAAAGTTGATGCATATGTATTCTTAGGACAAAGCAATTTTCATGCAGCTGGAATTGCTCTATCAACTAACAAGCCAACTTATGTTTTAGATCCATACTTTAACGAAGTACGAGAAGTAACCGAATTTGCTCAAAAATTAAAAAAGAAAGCTACGCTTGCAATATACAAAGCTGCTGATGCTCAGTCCTTTGGAATAATCATAGGTCTCAAAGAAGGACAGTTATCCAAAGTATTTGCTTTAAAATTTAAAAAAGAATTAGAAAAAGAAGGAAAAACTGTTCAATTATTTGCATTAACAGACATCACAAATGAGAGATTAAAAAATCTAAAAGGAATTGATGCGTTTATTCAAGTAGCATGTCCTAGAATTTCTACAGATAATCAATTTGACAAGCCTGTTCTTTCAACACCACAGGCAAATGCACTTTTAAAAATATTAAGACATGAAAATATCGATGAGTATCTAGAGATTCCTCATTGGCTTTAA
- the folP gene encoding dihydropteroate synthase, protein MTKLGNIGIGGKNPVRIMAILNTSPESFYKKSIKVTKQQIANTIKQMEIDGADFIDVGGMSTAPYLSTLISEKLETKRILDAIKVIQNVSNLPISVDTCRANVAKSVLEYGIEIINDISGLKYDDQMINVIENYSPSLVLCAFDSKTVSGDPQSTKNLLKDSILLAKTAGIPSSKIVLDPAIGFFRKSGSGSFFTKIRSDWIERDLSIIQKLKSIKMGYPILISVSNKSFIGKLLGKKNTFDRLNGSLVAEAISVLNGANIIRTHNVAETKDAITIASKLSR, encoded by the coding sequence GTGACTAAGCTTGGAAATATAGGCATAGGAGGGAAGAATCCGGTCCGAATAATGGCAATTTTAAACACTAGTCCTGAGTCATTTTACAAAAAATCAATTAAAGTAACAAAACAACAGATTGCAAATACAATAAAACAGATGGAAATTGATGGTGCAGATTTTATTGATGTTGGAGGAATGTCCACTGCACCATATCTTTCAACATTAATATCTGAAAAATTAGAAACCAAAAGAATTCTAGATGCAATTAAAGTTATTCAAAATGTATCTAATCTGCCAATATCGGTTGATACATGTAGGGCTAATGTTGCCAAGTCTGTTTTAGAATATGGAATTGAAATAATTAATGATATTTCTGGTTTAAAGTATGATGATCAAATGATTAATGTGATCGAAAATTATTCTCCATCACTTGTTTTATGTGCCTTTGATTCAAAAACAGTATCTGGAGATCCTCAATCAACTAAAAATCTTTTAAAAGATAGTATTCTACTTGCAAAAACTGCTGGTATTCCGTCAAGTAAGATTGTTTTAGATCCTGCTATCGGTTTTTTTAGAAAATCTGGTAGTGGATCCTTTTTTACAAAAATTAGATCTGATTGGATAGAGAGAGATCTCTCAATTATTCAAAAATTAAAATCTATTAAGATGGGGTATCCAATTTTGATCTCAGTTTCAAACAAATCATTTATTGGAAAACTTTTGGGTAAGAAAAACACATTCGATCGATTAAATGGTTCTCTTGTAGCAGAAGCCATTTCTGTTCTAAATGGTGCTAATATTATTCGTACTCATAATGTGGCAGAAACAAAAGATGCCATTACCATTGCATCAAAACTGTCTAGGTGA